The following DNA comes from Candidatus Acidiferrales bacterium.
GGTGGCAGAGTCGGCATACTCAACCACGGAATCCTTTACCGGAACCGGTTTCCCATTCAACGTTACGTTCGACCCTTTCACCGCCTGCCAAACCAATGAGGTGTTCTCCCCGGTCCCGATTTCAAGCGGGGCCGCTTTAAACATTATGATCCTACCACTTGGTATTACGACAACCTTCACGATTGCGGTATCTGTAACCACTCCGGAGGCAATCATCGTATATGTCGAATCTTTGAGCGGTCTTACTTGCATGCTATCCTTTGGAGTCGATGAGACATCTATGTTATTTATTCTGACAGTTGAGCCAGGCTCGACATCCCATTTGAGATAAGTACTATCCGTTTTCTGTATAGTACTTTGAGTGGCCGTGAACAAATAAATCGATCCGGTCTTCGGGTAAAGGTTAATGACATTCCTATAATTCAGGAACATGTACTTCAGTGCGTCCCAAGCATCAGACTCGGCATTGGCGCCATTGTTTGGTGTATTAGGGAAATCCGTCCAGGACCATGCCAGCGCGCCTGCGTAACCATTGCTGTAAATAGTAGGATAGATGCTTTGGTCTCCTAATCCGTCAGTCGTCTGCATCCAAAACTCAGCGATGACCGTCGGTTTGTTCAATCCCCATGTTGAGAATGGGTGTGTCAACGGAGACAGCAGACTCGAACCATAGTTATAATAATGCACCGTATAAAAATCTAACGTGCCCAGGGAATCCCCGCCCGCAGCGATCAAACGATCATCGCGGTAATAGTTACTGTCAGCCTGCGCCGCGACTCTGTCCAGGTATTCGAGCATTTGCTGAGTCGTCAAATTGCCCCTGTGCGATAGGTTGAACTCGTCGGTCATCTTCTGCAATTCTGCCTGCGGCAAAGAGTTTATTGTTTCCAATTCCGAAATCTTGTTGCTTGCCGTCGGGTTGACGTCGGTCAGAGTCTGAAAACTCCCGGGGCCGGTGGTCACATGAGCCTTCGGATCCGCCCTGTGAATCGCTCCCGCAATCAAATTCGTAAACTGCTGAACCGCCGATACGGAAACGGATGGATCGACAGTATAGTACTGCGTCCCAGTAGTCATCCCGTTAGGCTCATTGCAAACTTCCCATGCAATAATTGATGTATCGCCTTTGACTGAATCCACTATCGGGGCAAGAGCATTCCTGATATACGCCATCGTATATGCCGTATCCGTTAACATATATTCGTTCGCATGCAATCGTGCCGTATCCACTTCCGTTATCCTCAACATGTCGAACGACCACAGACACAGGATCAAGCCGACATCATTCTGCTTCGCCAAATTCAAAAGGGTTTTTAGATTTGTAATGGTATTAGATCCTGGTCCCGTGACATATCCATTAGCATCATATGCGGGGGTCCCTGCCCCATTTGTATGCAGCCAAACTCTCAGCGCATTGCCGCCATATAAATGAACAGTGTGAAACTCGGTATTAAACTGTGCGGCATTGATAAGGTCTGGGCCAAAATCATTCGCAAAATTCACCCAAGCTACATTTATACCGTTGAGAAAAACATTTCTTCCAGCAAAGTGTACTAGATTCGTATCGGACTGTGAGAACGCAGAGTCAGGAATCTCAATTACAAGGATCAAAAGCAAAAGAAGAAAATTCCTGATCATCGCTGAAAAGACAGTATGATAAGTTTTCATAGACTCTCCTTAAATCTATAACGCCAAATTCTGACTTCATTTATCAATTTCGAGTGAATAAACCTCTCCATCAGCTATGTAGTTTGTTCCAAGGAAAAAATCAACACAAGAATTCAAGCATCCTATCGGATGAGCCCGGACGACTCAATCTTCTTGATAATCACATCCGCGATCTTCCTGTGAGTTGAGACGCTCGGATGTCCGTTTGCGACATAACCGCCCGGATAAAAATCAAAATGCGTGAAATATATATCGTGTCTTTTTTGAGAATGCTCTTCATTGACAACTCTCTCAACATTTCGCTCTATCCATTTTACAGGAGGCGAAACCGCAATGATCGAAACTCCCGGATATTCCCTACGAATCAACGAGAGCAACTTGTGATAGTCTCTCCGGAAAATCAGAGAATTCTCTTGCGAGACTTTTCCGCTTTTCTCTTTCAGGCCGGAATAATCGTTGAGTCCAAGGCAGACCACGACTAAATCCGGGGTCCACCGTTTGAAATCCCATTTCGGCTCGCTCGATTCCATCAATGTGCGATCATAATATTGCTGCATTGAAATATCGAACTTTCCCTGCCAATCGCAAACCGTTCCAATCCCTGACCGCGCGATTATATGATACTGGGCATTATAATGTTGTGCCACCATTACTGCAAAGCCGCTGTCGATGTCGGTCACTGGAAACTTAGCTTCCCATTGCATCACAGAGTCTTTCGCCTCATTGCCCTCAGCCGCCGTAAATGAATCTCCAATGAATTCTATTTTCCGGACTGGCGGAGCGGGAGGTGGACACAGCGAGCCGCTATCCGCGAGCAGGATCCCGGAGAATGAATATATTCCGAACGAAATGTTTCTTTGACTAAATCGCAGTAAATGGCGTCCGCTCCCAAGACTATCCGCAAGGATATAATCAGCATCGCCGGCTTTGTTGCCATGCAAAACGGGGCGCAGTTCGCCGTCTATATAAACGTCATAATAGTTTACAGTGTCGTTCATTCTGACGCCAATACTGTCGCCGTAAAATCCCGTCTCAATAAAAATTCCCGGCCACGAATGCCGCGGATGAAGAGAGTCCGCCATGTCCCACCGGCCGAAATATTTGATGCAAGAATCGTTCGCAGGAAAAAATTTTGCTGCAAGAGCTGAACTGCTGAGTCCAAATATTAAAATTAAGAGACCGCTGCCCCAGCGAAGGAGTAGTTTCATGGTTCCTGCTTTTCTAAAGGTAGCCCATTATTTCAAAAGCACCATCGCTTTTGTTTCCATCAGACTCCCCGTGCTCAGACGGTAAAAGTAAATTCCGCTTGATAACCTGCTGCCGTCGAATTTCACTTCGTGCGCGCCGGCCTCTTCGATTTCATTGACCAGCGTCCCGACTTCCCTTCCAAGCAAGTCGTAGACTCTCAAAGTCACACGGCTCATCGTCGCAAGCTGATAGCTGATCGCCGTTGTCGGATTGAACGGATTCGGGAAATTCGGAAAGAGCCTGAAGGAAGGCTTATGAATATTATTTCCCTCCGTCTTTACGCTTGTGGGATTTGCAAGACGAATTCGGTATAAGGTTTTCCCTGCAGTTATATAAAGAGTT
Coding sequences within:
- a CDS encoding discoidin domain-containing protein; translation: MKTYHTVFSAMIRNFLLLLLILVIEIPDSAFSQSDTNLVHFAGRNVFLNGINVAWVNFANDFGPDLINAAQFNTEFHTVHLYGGNALRVWLHTNGAGTPAYDANGYVTGPGSNTITNLKTLLNLAKQNDVGLILCLWSFDMLRITEVDTARLHANEYMLTDTAYTMAYIRNALAPIVDSVKGDTSIIAWEVCNEPNGMTTGTQYYTVDPSVSVSAVQQFTNLIAGAIHRADPKAHVTTGPGSFQTLTDVNPTASNKISELETINSLPQAELQKMTDEFNLSHRGNLTTQQMLEYLDRVAAQADSNYYRDDRLIAAGGDSLGTLDFYTVHYYNYGSSLLSPLTHPFSTWGLNKPTVIAEFWMQTTDGLGDQSIYPTIYSNGYAGALAWSWTDFPNTPNNGANAESDAWDALKYMFLNYRNVINLYPKTGSIYLFTATQSTIQKTDSTYLKWDVEPGSTVRINNIDVSSTPKDSMQVRPLKDSTYTMIASGVVTDTAIVKVVVIPSGRIIMFKAAPLEIGTGENTSLVWQAVKGSNVTLNGKPVPVKDSVVEYADSATSTFTLIAQGDERDSSTITINVLPPDQVDRAYEASVTVSSNDTVAWSFSNPQNIVDENNFSRWQAGSSSSQWVQLDMGRVDTINSIIIHWGNKAYAKQYSVQASSDLINWSVLKQVVGGTGGTNYVETLSGLQGVGRYLDFLLQAEENGAYSIAEIYVYGTMAAGIKRVPGTPIVYSLSQNYPNPFNPTTTIEFAIPRSGQVDLSIYNVLGQKVSDLVNKRMNAGDYQVNFDASRLTSGVYLYSLRSGGYSITKKMMVLK
- a CDS encoding GDSL-type esterase/lipase family protein, yielding MKLLLRWGSGLLILIFGLSSSALAAKFFPANDSCIKYFGRWDMADSLHPRHSWPGIFIETGFYGDSIGVRMNDTVNYYDVYIDGELRPVLHGNKAGDADYILADSLGSGRHLLRFSQRNISFGIYSFSGILLADSGSLCPPPAPPVRKIEFIGDSFTAAEGNEAKDSVMQWEAKFPVTDIDSGFAVMVAQHYNAQYHIIARSGIGTVCDWQGKFDISMQQYYDRTLMESSEPKWDFKRWTPDLVVVCLGLNDYSGLKEKSGKVSQENSLIFRRDYHKLLSLIRREYPGVSIIAVSPPVKWIERNVERVVNEEHSQKRHDIYFTHFDFYPGGYVANGHPSVSTHRKIADVIIKKIESSGLIR